Part of the Spirochaetota bacterium genome, GCGCTTAAGGCTGTTGATCGCAAGGGGATCGCAAAATCGTTCTACCCGTACATGACGACGATGTTCTCGAAGCATCACGACACGGGCACGGTCATCTTCTCCTGCGACGTGAAACAGAAAGCGTCGCTCCCCGCCATGCTCGATATCAATTTCCGCGACTACTCAAAGCGCATAAGCCCGAAGAAGGAGTTCAACGCCTCGCCGGGGGTGGCGTTCCTCGCCGACGGATCGATAAAGACCGGCGATACGCTCATCACGACGGCGCCGCTCGGCACATGGGTGCATGTGGATATCACGTTCTCTCTTTCCGGAGATGCGAGGACAGCGATGATAGCGGTAACGCTCGCCGACGGGACGAAGAAGGATGCGAATGTGCCGGTGAGCCCGGAATTCGCCGCATTAAGCTGGGTTGGCTTCATACTCGGCGACGACATCGACGGGATATGCTATATCGACAATATTTCGCTTGCGGTTAAAAAATAGCGTATGCTGTTCGGCACACGAGGTACATAACGATGCAGAAAAAAAGAAGTGTAGCGATCATTGCATTCTGGTGCATCATAATGGCCATGCCTCTGGCTGCTGATACACTGCAAGGTCCGTATCTCGCCTGGGATCTGGACGAGCTTGACGGCATCGCAATGAAGGCAAAGTCGCCGACCGGACGCTCCTTCGCTGCCGCGGTCATGGGGAACGCCGTTCTGGCTGAAGGCAAGTTCGGCAAAGCGCTGCAATTCGACGGTGCATCGACCTATGCCGTTGTCACGCTCGGAAAGCGGGAGCAGGTGCTGCTCAATCAGGGGGATTTCGCCGTCATGCTGTGGGTGAACCCGGACTCGGTCACCGGCAGGCGTCCGCTCATCGTCAAACGTACATCCAATAATGCGACAAGTCTCGCACTGACGATACGCGGAAAATTGTTCGTGTTCGAAGCATGCGACAAGAACGGCAAATGGTCATATATCTGCAATTCAGAAAGGACGACGATCGCGCCGGGTGTGTGGACGCATTGTGCGGCGGTCATCGAGGAAGGGAAGCAGGTGAAGCTCTATATCAATGGAGCGCTTGTCAAAACACATCCGGTCACCGCTCCCCTCGCATTCAATAATGAGAACATGCAGATCGGGAAGGATGTCTGGGGCGGTGATCCGGAATCGGCGAAGACACCGGGATTCTTCGCAGGGCGCATCGACGAGATACGATTCTTTCCACGGGCGCTTTCCGCTGCTGAGATCGCATCCGCTGCTGCCGGTACTGCGGAACTCTCCTCAGAGAATGTATTCACTGAGCCGGCCGCCGTCGAAGCGCCGAGCCCGTGGATCGCGGAACGCGGCAGTCTTCCGAATTTCATGCAAACCCTCGCGGCCGGTACCCCGGCCCGTATCATGTATCTCGGCGGCGGTGTGACGGAACATGCAGACAGCCCGTACCCGGGATATGCAGCACGGACAACACAGTACCTGCGAAAAATCTTCCCGAAGGCGCAGCTCACCGAAAACAATCAGGGTATTGCACGGACCGCATCATGGGCCGGCGCATGCCGCACGTATGACGATATCATCAATTACGGTCCGCATGTCCCCATCGGTCTTGTCGTGATCGAGTTCGCATCGGAGGATGCCTCCGAACCTGAAGAACGGGTCCTCGCCGCGATGGAGGGTATCGTTCGGCAGATACGCAGCAGGACGCCGAAAGCGGATATCATGTTCGCCTACTCGTTCTCGCCGTCCGACATCGATGCGTACCGGAAAGGCGGTATCCCGAAAAGCGTGCAATGGCATGAACGCATCGCCGAACAGTACGGCATACCGAGCGTCAACATGGGAATGTATGCCGCGCAGAGATCCGGCGTTCTCCCCGCAAACTTTTTCGCACGCGGCGCGTTGCCGTCGGAGCTCGGTTGTGCGGCCTATGCGGAATCGATGGCGCAGTTCTTCGATCGCTGCAAAGACCGTCCCGCGAAAATGTCCGCCGACACGCTTCGCACTGCGCTCGCGCCATACTCCATGGAACGCGGGCGGGTTGAACCGTATGCAAAGGCGGCGATAGAGACCGGCTGGCTTGATTGGCAGGAGAGCCCCGTCGCCCGATTCTATCACGTCGTGCGCAGCGAAGAGCCCGGGCCGGCACTTACGTTCCGATTCCAGGGCGATCGGATCGGCATATTCGGGGTTGCGGGGCCGGACAGCGGCGACTTAGAATACTCTGTCAACGGCGGTGCATGGACACTGAAAAAGATATTCGACAGATCGGCGGCGGGATACAGGACATACGCCGAGCTCTTCGCCGAACATCTTGATCCATTGGCAACGAACACGATCGCGCTGCGTGTCGCCTCGGCGATCCCCGAGGGAAGCACGGGACGCTGGGCACGGATTGCGTTCTTTCTCGTCAACGGTGCCGCGGTGTACGATGACCCGTTCAAGAACATGACGCCGCTCGAGAAGATCGACGCGATCTATGCATCAATGAAGCCGGTATCATATATCGCGCCTGCCGACCGCTGGGCGCGCATACCGAGAACGATGAAGCGCCTGCAGGATGGGGGCACAGTGCGCATCGTCATGCTCGGGGACAGCATAGTCAACGACACATCGAGTTCACTGTATGAACACCTGCTCATGCGGATGTACCCGAAGTGTACCGTGGAGAAGATAACGTCCGTCCGAGGAAGCACCGGATGCTGGTGGTATAAGGATGAGAACCGCGTCAATGACTATGTACTCAAGCACAAGCCGGACCTCCTCATGATCGGCGGCATAAGCCAGCGTGACGATGTCGCTTCCATACGCGACGTCATCAAACAGGTGCGCGCAGCCATTGACGTCGAGGTGTTGCTCATGACCGGTGCGTTCGGCAATACCGATCCGCGTACCGATACATCATGGACATTCACCGTGGACCCGAAGGGGACGAATTATCGAAGCGCTCTCATGAAGCTCGCTTCAGAAGAGAACGCGGAATACATCGATATGACCGGTCCGTGGGGGCAGTATATACGCGAGAACGATGCGCTCGGGGCGTTCAAGCGCGATCGTGTCCATGCGAACGACCGCGGGAAACAGATACTCGGGCGCATCCTTGAACGATATTTTTCACCGAAATAGTACGAGGAGATCACGATGAAACACATTCCGATCCTGATCGCAGCGTTCTTCGCGGCAGGCTGCATCATCAATGCCGAAACATTCTTTGTCTCCACGAACGGTAACGACGCGAACCCCGGGAGTTTTGCGCAGCCGTTCGCGACCCCGGCGAAAGCGCGCGATGCGATACGTGCGGCGAAGAAGAAGGGCGCCGTCGGTCCGTTCGCTGTGGAATTGCGAGGCGGTGTGTACGCGCTTGCGGAGACGCTCTCGTTCACGCCGGAAGATTCAGGTTCGGCAGCGGCACCGGTGGTCTGGCGTTCATACACGAACGAGAAAGCGCTTGTGAGCGGCGGGAGGATCGTTACCGGTATCGCGGAGACCAGTGTGAACGGCAGGCGCTGCTGGAAGACCGTGATCACCGACGTCAGGGACGGCCGGTGGTATTTCCGGCAGCTTTTTGTTTCGCCGAAGGGAGACAGCATGTACTTGAGGCGCTTCCGCCCGCATATCGGCATGCATATCGTCGCCGGGCTCACCGATTCCGAGCAGAAAAAGGCGATGGCGCATCGTGCCGCGCAGAAGGATTTTGTTTTCTATCCCGGCGATATCCGGGAATGGAACAATCGCTCCGACGTCGAGATCGTGGCGCTCCATGAGTGGAGCTCCTCGCGGCTCCGTATCGAACGGATCGATATGAAAAAGAACATCGTCGAGTTCACCGGATTTCCGACGTTCCGCATCGGACACTGGTGGCCGGGCGCGCATAATCCGTACTTCGTGGAGAACGTAGAGGAAGCGCTCGACGAACCGGGAGAATGGTATATCGACCGGAAGACCGGCGCGTTCACCTATTTGCCGATGGAAGGCGAAACGCTTCGTGCATCGCGCATCATCGCACCCGCGCTCCCCGTGATACTCGCCATGACCGGGGACTATTCGAACCGGGCGTTCGTGTCGCATATCATCTTCAGCAATATCGTGTTCGCACATAATGATTCCCCGCTGCCGCGCGAGGGCTACGGCGGATCGCAGGGGCATCCGGATCTTCCAGCGGCGATAGAACTTGTCGGAGCGGAGCATTGCTCATTCATCCGTTCGACCATAGCGCACACCGGGAATTACGGATTGAGCATCGGCCTCGGCTGTCACGGCGATCGCGTGACAGGATGCCGTATCTTCGATCTTTCCGGCGGCGGCATCAAGGTCGGCGATATTCGGATGAACACGAAAGCGGAATATCCCGAGCTCCCGACGGACAATGTCATCGAGAACTCGTCAATATCCGACGGCGGCATCATGTATTTTTCGGCGAACGCGATATGGGCGGGCATCGTGCGCGGCACCGTCATACGTCACAACGATATCGCGAATTTCGCGTATGCAGGGATCGCCGTCGGGTGGAGTTGGAACGACACGCCGACATCATGCGCGTCGAACATCATCGAACAGA contains:
- a CDS encoding right-handed parallel beta-helix repeat-containing protein, giving the protein MKHIPILIAAFFAAGCIINAETFFVSTNGNDANPGSFAQPFATPAKARDAIRAAKKKGAVGPFAVELRGGVYALAETLSFTPEDSGSAAAPVVWRSYTNEKALVSGGRIVTGIAETSVNGRRCWKTVITDVRDGRWYFRQLFVSPKGDSMYLRRFRPHIGMHIVAGLTDSEQKKAMAHRAAQKDFVFYPGDIREWNNRSDVEIVALHEWSSSRLRIERIDMKKNIVEFTGFPTFRIGHWWPGAHNPYFVENVEEALDEPGEWYIDRKTGAFTYLPMEGETLRASRIIAPALPVILAMTGDYSNRAFVSHIIFSNIVFAHNDSPLPREGYGGSQGHPDLPAAIELVGAEHCSFIRSTIAHTGNYGLSIGLGCHGDRVTGCRIFDLSGGGIKVGDIRMNTKAEYPELPTDNVIENSSISDGGIMYFSANAIWAGIVRGTVIRHNDIANFAYAGIAVGWSWNDTPTSCASNIIEQNMIRRVCTLLADGASIYTLGRQPGTIIRGNVLRDNEKSPFAREHWQLGLYLDEGSSQMLVENNIVYRVGTHGFNMNGGAENIIRNNILGPVYGNHAPYIRCYKKPYARSNTFTHNISFCDSTNLADDAWDKALFDCSSNIYWNIENRKFAFMGKSFAEWQASGQDRGSIVADPLYEAPERMDYRLKMSSPAKKIGFKPFEVTAGLQAAYKDVAVSMPVTRPPVYAMKMPDIPESILAPAVNAVSFTAKHIATPPRIDGVVSDGEWPAPIVMEETPMRVKITTPPCSAFMSHDNTTLYCAVSVPCDTEKIKKGSQWGASDGVEICIAAVKGTMLERVFVLHGFSDGGHTSVPDGGANTDAVKKMGDAVRHAAKTGNGRWVSEWAIPLASLGVTASPGMKLGFNIGVRRTEKSEWVNLVGTRGATFQLYNAGYCVLE
- a CDS encoding LamG-like jellyroll fold domain-containing protein, producing the protein MQKKRSVAIIAFWCIIMAMPLAADTLQGPYLAWDLDELDGIAMKAKSPTGRSFAAAVMGNAVLAEGKFGKALQFDGASTYAVVTLGKREQVLLNQGDFAVMLWVNPDSVTGRRPLIVKRTSNNATSLALTIRGKLFVFEACDKNGKWSYICNSERTTIAPGVWTHCAAVIEEGKQVKLYINGALVKTHPVTAPLAFNNENMQIGKDVWGGDPESAKTPGFFAGRIDEIRFFPRALSAAEIASAAAGTAELSSENVFTEPAAVEAPSPWIAERGSLPNFMQTLAAGTPARIMYLGGGVTEHADSPYPGYAARTTQYLRKIFPKAQLTENNQGIARTASWAGACRTYDDIINYGPHVPIGLVVIEFASEDASEPEERVLAAMEGIVRQIRSRTPKADIMFAYSFSPSDIDAYRKGGIPKSVQWHERIAEQYGIPSVNMGMYAAQRSGVLPANFFARGALPSELGCAAYAESMAQFFDRCKDRPAKMSADTLRTALAPYSMERGRVEPYAKAAIETGWLDWQESPVARFYHVVRSEEPGPALTFRFQGDRIGIFGVAGPDSGDLEYSVNGGAWTLKKIFDRSAAGYRTYAELFAEHLDPLATNTIALRVASAIPEGSTGRWARIAFFLVNGAAVYDDPFKNMTPLEKIDAIYASMKPVSYIAPADRWARIPRTMKRLQDGGTVRIVMLGDSIVNDTSSSLYEHLLMRMYPKCTVEKITSVRGSTGCWWYKDENRVNDYVLKHKPDLLMIGGISQRDDVASIRDVIKQVRAAIDVEVLLMTGAFGNTDPRTDTSWTFTVDPKGTNYRSALMKLASEENAEYIDMTGPWGQYIRENDALGAFKRDRVHANDRGKQILGRILERYFSPK